The Ziziphus jujuba cultivar Dongzao chromosome 7, ASM3175591v1 genome includes a region encoding these proteins:
- the LOC107424715 gene encoding uncharacterized protein LOC107424715 isoform X4 has product MSGGGSTSKCARLCRLIDDSLRPYAVSVAFTLLEELDVVPMTKEKEKEILIALSQVFRQVQLWNQEFDSDSDNDSVLLLDCESGCSSGSGPHYEEIQCLSKILADLIVLLTFESRYVQHLATNVLVVVSEFVAASGRNWDAFIHLLCGCLDTAITIKLTFDSAPSPTGADDSNFGSSSFVIKLKQKLKDANWSTAASIVRVLRTILKIFNTENDVQFLTFYFDSVSSCLSNVPWDLLTQICVPPNVVQKSSGADALFHRSVFLGNFTQFLCSLVEQSYAVEAAGDSAKKRPDLQIIINFVPKLLNWCLGKQGDCVNTCILLYFRHKLLVLMIRLSFRTSLDCSILVSWLGLMHAYFSEYLQQSMTSLKAVQGDCLEGSPFLLSVSDTEVNNLCSHHVQRLAVFLFLRCSLGLISLKSDNDEKCACASQNLCLPSESNVNLECCGRKKGILELYNWLQGHLPVSIFVDHNIYLQKCIDFALSFLQLYMHEDDLLFKVLLQLFCVPFPAERCYTMIIRCFWIILFQKILESVVQNIS; this is encoded by the exons ATGTCTGGCGGTGGTTCCACTTCCAAGTGCGCGCGGCTCTGCCGCCTGATCGACGACTCTCTTCGTCCTTATGCTGTGAGTGTTGCTTTCACTTTGCTAGAG GAATTAGATGTGGTTCCAATGACgaaagagaaggagaaagaaaTTCTTATAGCTCTTTCTcag GTTTTTCGACAAGTTCAGCTCTGGAATCAAGAATTTGATTCCGACTCTGATAAT GATTCAGTGCTGCTACTGGATTGTGAAAGTGGATGCTCAAGTGGCTCCGGCCCACATTATGAGGAAATTCAGTGTCTATCTAAAATCTTAGCTGACTTG ATAGTTTTGCTAACCTTCGAGAGTCGATATGTTCAACATCTGGCTACCAATGTTCTTGTTGTTGTCTCAGAGTTTGTGGCTGCATCT GGGCGTAACTgggatgcatttattcatttgtTGTGTGGTTGTTTGGATACCGCGATCACCATCAAACTTACATTCGATTCAGCACCTTCACCAACTGGAGCTGATGATTCAAATTTTGGTTCATCAAGTTTTGTTATTAAGTTGAAACAAAAGCTGAAAGATGCTAATTGGTCCACAGCGGCTAGCATTGTTCGAGTTTTACGcacaatattgaaaattttcaatactGAGAATGATGTTCAGTTCCTCACTTTCTACTTCGATTCCGTCAGTTCTTGTCTTTCAAATGTGCCTTGGGATTTACTGACTCAGATTTGTGTTCCTCCAAATGTTGTTCAGAAAAGCTCTGGTGCAGATGCTCTGTTTCACAGATCTGTGTTTCTGGGAAATTTCACCCAGTTCCTCTGTTCTTTGGTAGAGCAAAGTTATGCTGTGGAGGCTGCAGGTGATTCTGCGAAGAAGCGTCCAGATCTTCAAATAATTATCAACTTTGTACCTAAACTACTAAATTGGTGCCTTGGAAAGCAAGGAGATTGTGTTAACACATGCATCTTGCTTTACTTCAGACACAAGCTTTTG GTTTTAATGATCAGGCTTAGTTTTCGGACTTCTTTAGATTGTTCCATTCTTGTATCTTGGTTGGGACTTATGCATGCTTACTTCAGCGAATATTTGCAACAATCCATGACATCGCTTAAGGCAGTTCAGGGTGATTGTCTTGAAGGCTCACCTTTTCTGTTGAGTGTTTCTGATACAGAAGTAAATAATCTATGCTCTCATCATGTACAAAGACTTGCCGTTTTCCTTTTCCTGAGATGTTCCCTTGGTCTCATAAGCTTGAAGAGTGATAATGATGAGAAATGTGCATGTGCAAGTCAAAACTTATGCTTGCCCTCTGAGTCAAATGTGAACTTGGAATGTTGTGGAAGAAAGAAGGGTATACTAGAACTTTATAACTGGCTTCAAGGACATCTTCCAGTTTCCATCTTTGTGGACCATAACATATACTTGCAAAAGTGTATAGACTTTGCCTTATCCTTTCTCCAACTATACATGCACGAG GACGAtctgttatttaaagttctcCTTCAATTGTTTTGTGTGCCATTTCCTGCTGAGCGATG TTACACTATGATCATCAGGTGCTTCTGGATTATCTTATTTCAAAAGATACTGGAATCAGTTGTGCAGAATATCTCCTAA
- the LOC107424715 gene encoding uncharacterized protein LOC107424715 isoform X1 encodes MSGGGSTSKCARLCRLIDDSLRPYAVSVAFTLLEELDVVPMTKEKEKEILIALSQVFRQVQLWNQEFDSDSDNDSVLLLDCESGCSSGSGPHYEEIQCLSKILADLIVLLTFESRYVQHLATNVLVVVSEFVAASGRNWDAFIHLLCGCLDTAITIKLTFDSAPSPTGADDSNFGSSSFVIKLKQKLKDANWSTAASIVRVLRTILKIFNTENDVQFLTFYFDSVSSCLSNVPWDLLTQICVPPNVVQKSSGADALFHRSVFLGNFTQFLCSLVEQSYAVEAAGDSAKKRPDLQIIINFVPKLLNWCLGKQGDCVNTCILLYFRHKLLVLMIRLSFRTSLDCSILVSWLGLMHAYFSEYLQQSMTSLKAVQGDCLEGSPFLLSVSDTEVNNLCSHHVQRLAVFLFLRCSLGLISLKSDNDEKCACASQNLCLPSESNVNLECCGRKKGILELYNWLQGHLPVSIFVDHNIYLQKCIDFALSFLQLYMHEDDLLFKVLLQLFCVPFPAERWFQNLKGDLHNAKGDMLFHVSNVFNPVHLFHLFLLELHYDHQVLLDYLISKDTGISCAEYLLRCLRMVCDSWHSFVQFSVGGQNVNQSSCKKRKWDGSLFQTEKSSSSVKNDRTSTILEKECNEHKYGCKDNQTIGQRYMDAKECLLSLKISVESLHQKDLFPYNPKVLLKRLTRFQELCLRDEQNYL; translated from the exons ATGTCTGGCGGTGGTTCCACTTCCAAGTGCGCGCGGCTCTGCCGCCTGATCGACGACTCTCTTCGTCCTTATGCTGTGAGTGTTGCTTTCACTTTGCTAGAG GAATTAGATGTGGTTCCAATGACgaaagagaaggagaaagaaaTTCTTATAGCTCTTTCTcag GTTTTTCGACAAGTTCAGCTCTGGAATCAAGAATTTGATTCCGACTCTGATAAT GATTCAGTGCTGCTACTGGATTGTGAAAGTGGATGCTCAAGTGGCTCCGGCCCACATTATGAGGAAATTCAGTGTCTATCTAAAATCTTAGCTGACTTG ATAGTTTTGCTAACCTTCGAGAGTCGATATGTTCAACATCTGGCTACCAATGTTCTTGTTGTTGTCTCAGAGTTTGTGGCTGCATCT GGGCGTAACTgggatgcatttattcatttgtTGTGTGGTTGTTTGGATACCGCGATCACCATCAAACTTACATTCGATTCAGCACCTTCACCAACTGGAGCTGATGATTCAAATTTTGGTTCATCAAGTTTTGTTATTAAGTTGAAACAAAAGCTGAAAGATGCTAATTGGTCCACAGCGGCTAGCATTGTTCGAGTTTTACGcacaatattgaaaattttcaatactGAGAATGATGTTCAGTTCCTCACTTTCTACTTCGATTCCGTCAGTTCTTGTCTTTCAAATGTGCCTTGGGATTTACTGACTCAGATTTGTGTTCCTCCAAATGTTGTTCAGAAAAGCTCTGGTGCAGATGCTCTGTTTCACAGATCTGTGTTTCTGGGAAATTTCACCCAGTTCCTCTGTTCTTTGGTAGAGCAAAGTTATGCTGTGGAGGCTGCAGGTGATTCTGCGAAGAAGCGTCCAGATCTTCAAATAATTATCAACTTTGTACCTAAACTACTAAATTGGTGCCTTGGAAAGCAAGGAGATTGTGTTAACACATGCATCTTGCTTTACTTCAGACACAAGCTTTTG GTTTTAATGATCAGGCTTAGTTTTCGGACTTCTTTAGATTGTTCCATTCTTGTATCTTGGTTGGGACTTATGCATGCTTACTTCAGCGAATATTTGCAACAATCCATGACATCGCTTAAGGCAGTTCAGGGTGATTGTCTTGAAGGCTCACCTTTTCTGTTGAGTGTTTCTGATACAGAAGTAAATAATCTATGCTCTCATCATGTACAAAGACTTGCCGTTTTCCTTTTCCTGAGATGTTCCCTTGGTCTCATAAGCTTGAAGAGTGATAATGATGAGAAATGTGCATGTGCAAGTCAAAACTTATGCTTGCCCTCTGAGTCAAATGTGAACTTGGAATGTTGTGGAAGAAAGAAGGGTATACTAGAACTTTATAACTGGCTTCAAGGACATCTTCCAGTTTCCATCTTTGTGGACCATAACATATACTTGCAAAAGTGTATAGACTTTGCCTTATCCTTTCTCCAACTATACATGCACGAG GACGAtctgttatttaaagttctcCTTCAATTGTTTTGTGTGCCATTTCCTGCTGAGCGATG GTTTCAGAACCTAAAAGGTGATCTTCACAATGCAAAGGGCGATATGCTTTTTCATGTTTCTAACGTTTTCAATCCCGTGCAcctatttcatttatttcttttagag TTACACTATGATCATCAGGTGCTTCTGGATTATCTTATTTCAAAAGATACTGGAATCAGTTGTGCAGAATATCTCCTAAG GTGCTTGCGCATGGTGTGTGATTCATGGCACTCTTTTGTGCAGTTCTCAGTGGGTGGACAGAATGTAAATCAATCATCttgcaagaaaagaaagtgggATGGCTCATTGTTTCAGACAGAGAAATCTTCTTCATCTGTCAAAAATGATAGAACTTCGACAATACTTGAGAAGGAATGTAATGAACACAAATATGGCTGCAAGGACAACCAAACCATAGGACAGCGATATATGGATGCCAAAGAGTGTTTGCTTTCACTGAAAATTTCTGTTGAAAGTCTTCATCAGAAGGATTTGTTTCCATACAATCCAAAAGTGCTTTTGAAACG GTTAACAAGATTTCAGGAGCTCTGTTTAAGGGATGAGCAAAATTACCTTTAA
- the LOC107424715 gene encoding uncharacterized protein LOC107424715 isoform X2, with translation MSGGGSTSKCARLCRLIDDSLRPYAELDVVPMTKEKEKEILIALSQVFRQVQLWNQEFDSDSDNDSVLLLDCESGCSSGSGPHYEEIQCLSKILADLIVLLTFESRYVQHLATNVLVVVSEFVAASGRNWDAFIHLLCGCLDTAITIKLTFDSAPSPTGADDSNFGSSSFVIKLKQKLKDANWSTAASIVRVLRTILKIFNTENDVQFLTFYFDSVSSCLSNVPWDLLTQICVPPNVVQKSSGADALFHRSVFLGNFTQFLCSLVEQSYAVEAAGDSAKKRPDLQIIINFVPKLLNWCLGKQGDCVNTCILLYFRHKLLVLMIRLSFRTSLDCSILVSWLGLMHAYFSEYLQQSMTSLKAVQGDCLEGSPFLLSVSDTEVNNLCSHHVQRLAVFLFLRCSLGLISLKSDNDEKCACASQNLCLPSESNVNLECCGRKKGILELYNWLQGHLPVSIFVDHNIYLQKCIDFALSFLQLYMHEDDLLFKVLLQLFCVPFPAERWFQNLKGDLHNAKGDMLFHVSNVFNPVHLFHLFLLELHYDHQVLLDYLISKDTGISCAEYLLRCLRMVCDSWHSFVQFSVGGQNVNQSSCKKRKWDGSLFQTEKSSSSVKNDRTSTILEKECNEHKYGCKDNQTIGQRYMDAKECLLSLKISVESLHQKDLFPYNPKVLLKRLTRFQELCLRDEQNYL, from the exons ATGTCTGGCGGTGGTTCCACTTCCAAGTGCGCGCGGCTCTGCCGCCTGATCGACGACTCTCTTCGTCCTTATGCT GAATTAGATGTGGTTCCAATGACgaaagagaaggagaaagaaaTTCTTATAGCTCTTTCTcag GTTTTTCGACAAGTTCAGCTCTGGAATCAAGAATTTGATTCCGACTCTGATAAT GATTCAGTGCTGCTACTGGATTGTGAAAGTGGATGCTCAAGTGGCTCCGGCCCACATTATGAGGAAATTCAGTGTCTATCTAAAATCTTAGCTGACTTG ATAGTTTTGCTAACCTTCGAGAGTCGATATGTTCAACATCTGGCTACCAATGTTCTTGTTGTTGTCTCAGAGTTTGTGGCTGCATCT GGGCGTAACTgggatgcatttattcatttgtTGTGTGGTTGTTTGGATACCGCGATCACCATCAAACTTACATTCGATTCAGCACCTTCACCAACTGGAGCTGATGATTCAAATTTTGGTTCATCAAGTTTTGTTATTAAGTTGAAACAAAAGCTGAAAGATGCTAATTGGTCCACAGCGGCTAGCATTGTTCGAGTTTTACGcacaatattgaaaattttcaatactGAGAATGATGTTCAGTTCCTCACTTTCTACTTCGATTCCGTCAGTTCTTGTCTTTCAAATGTGCCTTGGGATTTACTGACTCAGATTTGTGTTCCTCCAAATGTTGTTCAGAAAAGCTCTGGTGCAGATGCTCTGTTTCACAGATCTGTGTTTCTGGGAAATTTCACCCAGTTCCTCTGTTCTTTGGTAGAGCAAAGTTATGCTGTGGAGGCTGCAGGTGATTCTGCGAAGAAGCGTCCAGATCTTCAAATAATTATCAACTTTGTACCTAAACTACTAAATTGGTGCCTTGGAAAGCAAGGAGATTGTGTTAACACATGCATCTTGCTTTACTTCAGACACAAGCTTTTG GTTTTAATGATCAGGCTTAGTTTTCGGACTTCTTTAGATTGTTCCATTCTTGTATCTTGGTTGGGACTTATGCATGCTTACTTCAGCGAATATTTGCAACAATCCATGACATCGCTTAAGGCAGTTCAGGGTGATTGTCTTGAAGGCTCACCTTTTCTGTTGAGTGTTTCTGATACAGAAGTAAATAATCTATGCTCTCATCATGTACAAAGACTTGCCGTTTTCCTTTTCCTGAGATGTTCCCTTGGTCTCATAAGCTTGAAGAGTGATAATGATGAGAAATGTGCATGTGCAAGTCAAAACTTATGCTTGCCCTCTGAGTCAAATGTGAACTTGGAATGTTGTGGAAGAAAGAAGGGTATACTAGAACTTTATAACTGGCTTCAAGGACATCTTCCAGTTTCCATCTTTGTGGACCATAACATATACTTGCAAAAGTGTATAGACTTTGCCTTATCCTTTCTCCAACTATACATGCACGAG GACGAtctgttatttaaagttctcCTTCAATTGTTTTGTGTGCCATTTCCTGCTGAGCGATG GTTTCAGAACCTAAAAGGTGATCTTCACAATGCAAAGGGCGATATGCTTTTTCATGTTTCTAACGTTTTCAATCCCGTGCAcctatttcatttatttcttttagag TTACACTATGATCATCAGGTGCTTCTGGATTATCTTATTTCAAAAGATACTGGAATCAGTTGTGCAGAATATCTCCTAAG GTGCTTGCGCATGGTGTGTGATTCATGGCACTCTTTTGTGCAGTTCTCAGTGGGTGGACAGAATGTAAATCAATCATCttgcaagaaaagaaagtgggATGGCTCATTGTTTCAGACAGAGAAATCTTCTTCATCTGTCAAAAATGATAGAACTTCGACAATACTTGAGAAGGAATGTAATGAACACAAATATGGCTGCAAGGACAACCAAACCATAGGACAGCGATATATGGATGCCAAAGAGTGTTTGCTTTCACTGAAAATTTCTGTTGAAAGTCTTCATCAGAAGGATTTGTTTCCATACAATCCAAAAGTGCTTTTGAAACG GTTAACAAGATTTCAGGAGCTCTGTTTAAGGGATGAGCAAAATTACCTTTAA
- the LOC107424715 gene encoding uncharacterized protein LOC107424715 isoform X3 yields MSGGGSTSKCARLCRLIDDSLRPYAVSVAFTLLEELDVVPMTKEKEKEILIALSQVFRQVQLWNQEFDSDSDNDSVLLLDCESGCSSGSGPHYEEIQCLSKILADLIVLLTFESRYVQHLATNVLVVVSEFVAASGRNWDAFIHLLCGCLDTAITIKLTFDSAPSPTGADDSNFGSSSFVIKLKQKLKDANWSTAASIVRVLRTILKIFNTENDKSSGADALFHRSVFLGNFTQFLCSLVEQSYAVEAAGDSAKKRPDLQIIINFVPKLLNWCLGKQGDCVNTCILLYFRHKLLVLMIRLSFRTSLDCSILVSWLGLMHAYFSEYLQQSMTSLKAVQGDCLEGSPFLLSVSDTEVNNLCSHHVQRLAVFLFLRCSLGLISLKSDNDEKCACASQNLCLPSESNVNLECCGRKKGILELYNWLQGHLPVSIFVDHNIYLQKCIDFALSFLQLYMHEDDLLFKVLLQLFCVPFPAERWFQNLKGDLHNAKGDMLFHVSNVFNPVHLFHLFLLELHYDHQVLLDYLISKDTGISCAEYLLRCLRMVCDSWHSFVQFSVGGQNVNQSSCKKRKWDGSLFQTEKSSSSVKNDRTSTILEKECNEHKYGCKDNQTIGQRYMDAKECLLSLKISVESLHQKDLFPYNPKVLLKRLTRFQELCLRDEQNYL; encoded by the exons ATGTCTGGCGGTGGTTCCACTTCCAAGTGCGCGCGGCTCTGCCGCCTGATCGACGACTCTCTTCGTCCTTATGCTGTGAGTGTTGCTTTCACTTTGCTAGAG GAATTAGATGTGGTTCCAATGACgaaagagaaggagaaagaaaTTCTTATAGCTCTTTCTcag GTTTTTCGACAAGTTCAGCTCTGGAATCAAGAATTTGATTCCGACTCTGATAAT GATTCAGTGCTGCTACTGGATTGTGAAAGTGGATGCTCAAGTGGCTCCGGCCCACATTATGAGGAAATTCAGTGTCTATCTAAAATCTTAGCTGACTTG ATAGTTTTGCTAACCTTCGAGAGTCGATATGTTCAACATCTGGCTACCAATGTTCTTGTTGTTGTCTCAGAGTTTGTGGCTGCATCT GGGCGTAACTgggatgcatttattcatttgtTGTGTGGTTGTTTGGATACCGCGATCACCATCAAACTTACATTCGATTCAGCACCTTCACCAACTGGAGCTGATGATTCAAATTTTGGTTCATCAAGTTTTGTTATTAAGTTGAAACAAAAGCTGAAAGATGCTAATTGGTCCACAGCGGCTAGCATTGTTCGAGTTTTACGcacaatattgaaaattttcaatactGAGAATGAT AAAAGCTCTGGTGCAGATGCTCTGTTTCACAGATCTGTGTTTCTGGGAAATTTCACCCAGTTCCTCTGTTCTTTGGTAGAGCAAAGTTATGCTGTGGAGGCTGCAGGTGATTCTGCGAAGAAGCGTCCAGATCTTCAAATAATTATCAACTTTGTACCTAAACTACTAAATTGGTGCCTTGGAAAGCAAGGAGATTGTGTTAACACATGCATCTTGCTTTACTTCAGACACAAGCTTTTG GTTTTAATGATCAGGCTTAGTTTTCGGACTTCTTTAGATTGTTCCATTCTTGTATCTTGGTTGGGACTTATGCATGCTTACTTCAGCGAATATTTGCAACAATCCATGACATCGCTTAAGGCAGTTCAGGGTGATTGTCTTGAAGGCTCACCTTTTCTGTTGAGTGTTTCTGATACAGAAGTAAATAATCTATGCTCTCATCATGTACAAAGACTTGCCGTTTTCCTTTTCCTGAGATGTTCCCTTGGTCTCATAAGCTTGAAGAGTGATAATGATGAGAAATGTGCATGTGCAAGTCAAAACTTATGCTTGCCCTCTGAGTCAAATGTGAACTTGGAATGTTGTGGAAGAAAGAAGGGTATACTAGAACTTTATAACTGGCTTCAAGGACATCTTCCAGTTTCCATCTTTGTGGACCATAACATATACTTGCAAAAGTGTATAGACTTTGCCTTATCCTTTCTCCAACTATACATGCACGAG GACGAtctgttatttaaagttctcCTTCAATTGTTTTGTGTGCCATTTCCTGCTGAGCGATG GTTTCAGAACCTAAAAGGTGATCTTCACAATGCAAAGGGCGATATGCTTTTTCATGTTTCTAACGTTTTCAATCCCGTGCAcctatttcatttatttcttttagag TTACACTATGATCATCAGGTGCTTCTGGATTATCTTATTTCAAAAGATACTGGAATCAGTTGTGCAGAATATCTCCTAAG GTGCTTGCGCATGGTGTGTGATTCATGGCACTCTTTTGTGCAGTTCTCAGTGGGTGGACAGAATGTAAATCAATCATCttgcaagaaaagaaagtgggATGGCTCATTGTTTCAGACAGAGAAATCTTCTTCATCTGTCAAAAATGATAGAACTTCGACAATACTTGAGAAGGAATGTAATGAACACAAATATGGCTGCAAGGACAACCAAACCATAGGACAGCGATATATGGATGCCAAAGAGTGTTTGCTTTCACTGAAAATTTCTGTTGAAAGTCTTCATCAGAAGGATTTGTTTCCATACAATCCAAAAGTGCTTTTGAAACG GTTAACAAGATTTCAGGAGCTCTGTTTAAGGGATGAGCAAAATTACCTTTAA